CGACTGTTCGCGGTCCTTCAGTCGGTTGACCAGTTGATGGGTGTACGCGAGCGAAACGACGGCGATGACGATCGCGAATAGAATGAGGCCAATCTTCAGCTTGGCGGAAACACGGTATGCCTTCATGCGGTCGGGGCCGGATTGTGCACCGGTCAGAGTGGTTCTCGGTAACGCCAACGCGGGGAGCGTCAGTCGGTAGCACCCCGCCCGAATCAAATGCGCTTCGCGCCGGGGAGTTCGTCAGACCGGCGACACGATCTCAGCGAGATCTCGCACAATGGTTTGCGCTCGCTTCGGGCCGGTGGAGATCGTGCGAATCGGTACATCCAGGAAGCTGGATATGAATTCCAGGTAGGTCTGCGCCTGTGCCGGTAGATCTTCGTAACTCCGCGCAGCGGTGATATCTTCATCCCAGCCTGGAAACGACTTGTAGATCGGACGAACTTTCTCGAGCGTCTGCACCTCGCTGGGAAAGCGCTGGGTCTCTTTGCCCTCGATCTCATAGGCCGTACAGACCATGATCTCGGACATACCTGTCAGCACGTCCAGCTTCGTGATCGCCAGGTCCGTGAATCCGTTGATCATGCTCGTGTAGCGAAGCGCAACAAGGTCGAGCCAACCACACCGCCTCGGTCGGCCGGTCGTGGCGCCGAACTCTCTTCCCACCTTGCGCAGCACATCTCCCGAAGCATCTTCAAGTTCTGTTGGGAACGGGCCATTCCCCACTCGCGTCGAGTACGCCTTCACGATGCCGATCACACGTTCGATCTCAGTGGGTGGGACACCAAGTCCTGTGCAACATCCTCCAACAGTCGGATGGCTTGACGTCACGAAGGGATAGGTCCCGAAATCGACATCCAGCAGGGAGCCCTGCGCCCCTTCGGCCAGAATGCGCTTGCCGTCTTTCAGCGCCTGACCGAGGTAGTGACTTGTATCGGTGACGTAGGGGTCGATCAGCTGGTCAAACTCTACGCACTCTTCGATGATGGCATCAACGTCCAGCTCGGCGGCCCCGTAGATTCCCTTCAGAATTGCGTTCTTCTCTTCAATGGCGATCGTCAGTTTCTTCCTGAGCACGTCGCGGTCCAGCAAGTCGACCACGCGTATACCGGTGCGGGCGAACTTGTCCATGTAGGCAGGCCCTATTCCCCGGCCCGTGGTGCCGATTGCGCCGGCATCTCGTGCACGTTCACTGGCCTCCTCTACCTTCTTGTGATACGGCATAATGAGGTGGGCATTATGCGAGATGAAGAGCCGCCCGTCGACTTCGTAGCCCAGCTCGCGAATCATTCTGATTTCGTCAATGAGGGCGCCCGGGTCAATCACCACCCCGTTACCGACGACGCAGCTCACGCCTTCATGAAAGATCCCGCTTGGAACGAGGTGGAGAACGAATGTCTTGTCGCCCCACATGATGGTATGGCCGGCGTTAGCGCCCCCCTGATACCTGGCGACAATGTCGATCTCGTGACTCAGCAGGTCGACGATTTTTCCTTTGCCTTCGTCGCCCCACTGACTTCCTATGACAACCGTAATTGGCATGTGCTCACGTACAGCTGATTAGAACCGTGCAAACAAAACAAAAGGCGACGGGCACGCCCGCCACCTTGGGTTTCGAGTTTTAGCTGGCGGTCGTACCCGCCACGAATACCAGAAGTGAAGATGAGTCCTGCCGTACTATTTCGCCGGGGTCTCCTCCTCATAGCTAGCCACGGCGTCTTTGACAGACGGATAGTGTTTGAACACCGTGATGAGTTTAGTCACAATCAGGAGCGACTGGATTCGGTCGGCAACATTCGCGAGGCGCAGGTCGCCTCCGGCGTTGCGCATCGTGGTCATGCCGCTGATCAACATGCCCAGGCCGCTCGAGTTCATGAACTTCGTTTTCGAGAGATCAATGACCACGTTGTTCTGTCCTTTCTCTCGCAGCTCGTGGAGTGTGTTATGGAGGTCCGCGCCATCGGGACCGCCCATGACGTTGCCCTTGAGCGTAATGACAACCGCGTTATAGCGCTCGTCGACGTTGTAGTTCATCGCTATGAAGACTCGTTCGTGATACGCCTTTATTTGCGTCGGCCGGTGGCCTTTGCCCGCGCACGCAATTCAACAACAACGGGCGAGGCAACAAATATTGACGAGTAAGTTCCGATCAGGATACCGATGATAAGCGCAAATGCAAACCCCCGGAGTACCTCTCCACCGAATATAAAGAGCGTGCCTACCACGAGCAAGGTC
The nucleotide sequence above comes from Rhodothermales bacterium. Encoded proteins:
- a CDS encoding adenylosuccinate synthase, encoding MPITVVIGSQWGDEGKGKIVDLLSHEIDIVARYQGGANAGHTIMWGDKTFVLHLVPSGIFHEGVSCVVGNGVVIDPGALIDEIRMIRELGYEVDGRLFISHNAHLIMPYHKKVEEASERARDAGAIGTTGRGIGPAYMDKFARTGIRVVDLLDRDVLRKKLTIAIEEKNAILKGIYGAAELDVDAIIEECVEFDQLIDPYVTDTSHYLGQALKDGKRILAEGAQGSLLDVDFGTYPFVTSSHPTVGGCCTGLGVPPTEIERVIGIVKAYSTRVGNGPFPTELEDASGDVLRKVGREFGATTGRPRRCGWLDLVALRYTSMINGFTDLAITKLDVLTGMSEIMVCTAYEIEGKETQRFPSEVQTLEKVRPIYKSFPGWDEDITAARSYEDLPAQAQTYLEFISSFLDVPIRTISTGPKRAQTIVRDLAEIVSPV
- a CDS encoding STAS domain-containing protein gives rise to the protein MNYNVDERYNAVVITLKGNVMGGPDGADLHNTLHELREKGQNNVVIDLSKTKFMNSSGLGMLISGMTTMRNAGGDLRLANVADRIQSLLIVTKLITVFKHYPSVKDAVASYEEETPAK